One Bacillus spongiae DNA window includes the following coding sequences:
- a CDS encoding PhoH family protein, producing the protein MTEMVKTINVTLTNPSEASALFGAGDSHLKIIEEQLNVTIISRGGDIFVSGADEDVQDTNKVLSTLLIVLRKGISIGPRDVLYATKLVKQGIIEFLIDLYEEEITKNAKGQTIRVKTLGQRHYISAIKKNDLVFGIGPAGTGKTYLAVVMAVRALKNGEVKKIILTRPAVEAGESLGFLPGDLKEKVDPYLRPLYDALHDVLGTEQTQRLIERGTIEIAPLAYMRGRTLDDAFVILDEAQNTTSAQMKMFLTRLGFGSKMVITGDPSQLDLPKGVQSGLIQAEFILKNVSGISFIILEQGDVVRHPLVAKVINAYQDHK; encoded by the coding sequence ATGACAGAAATGGTAAAAACAATCAATGTAACATTAACAAACCCAAGTGAGGCTTCTGCCCTTTTTGGAGCAGGAGATTCACATTTGAAAATTATTGAAGAGCAGCTTAACGTTACAATCATCTCACGAGGTGGTGATATCTTTGTATCAGGAGCAGATGAGGATGTTCAGGATACAAATAAGGTATTATCAACTTTATTAATTGTTCTACGAAAAGGGATATCTATAGGACCGAGAGATGTATTGTATGCAACAAAACTTGTTAAACAAGGTATTATAGAGTTTTTGATCGATTTGTATGAGGAAGAAATCACAAAAAATGCCAAAGGGCAAACAATCCGTGTAAAAACGTTAGGTCAACGACATTATATCTCTGCCATTAAGAAGAACGACCTTGTCTTTGGAATAGGGCCTGCTGGGACAGGGAAAACCTATTTAGCAGTTGTAATGGCTGTACGCGCGTTAAAAAATGGAGAGGTAAAAAAGATTATCTTAACCAGACCAGCAGTTGAAGCAGGTGAGAGTTTAGGTTTTCTACCTGGAGATTTAAAGGAGAAGGTAGATCCTTATTTACGTCCCTTATATGATGCTTTGCATGATGTACTAGGAACAGAGCAAACACAAAGGTTAATTGAACGAGGAACCATTGAAATCGCACCGCTAGCTTATATGAGAGGACGCACATTAGATGATGCGTTTGTGATATTAGATGAAGCACAAAACACGACAAGTGCTCAAATGAAAATGTTTCTAACTCGTTTAGGGTTTGGCTCAAAGATGGTTATTACAGGGGACCCATCTCAGTTAGACTTACCAAAAGGGGTTCAGTCTGGGTTGATACAGGCGGAATTCATATTAAAAAATGTATCAGGTATTTCATTTATTATACTTGAGCAAGGAGACGTTGTCAGACATCCACTCGTTGCTAAAGTCATTAATGCGTACCAAGATCACAAGTAG
- a CDS encoding HD family phosphohydrolase has translation MEKLLKKIKKIMNFKVFTSMLFLFLGLILYGLLISDVQPETYNVRLFEVAKETIHSPTTKEDVEKTEQLKQQAAEEVEPVYEYSPEVKENRKELIKLIFEMIIEVQQESENNSPTAQGQSGNIESKPLSTKQQLSLFKTKLINNTNESVANSISEEVFEALLLADETVINRAEQFVLDEIEFVMKEKIREDDVPQSKNKIESKIELKDLPKSVKESSIALGRFAIVANETYNEVETNEKIEEAMEEVKPERILEGSVIVEAGDIVNPEQYRKLKLVNLLNEDSSNRYLVGLALFVIMIVFILFVYFYRWPIPEEKKQNYMILLSLIFVFTLLLMKIFALLQELDIMMVGFLFPVAMASMLVTLLLNERLSIIMSILLAVCGSIIFHESVTGSFNVEIAIYFLFSGLMGTIILSKQNQRISILQTGFVVSIVNLMIIFFIVLLGSNPYEDMDYIYFVVYAFGSGITSAVLTIGILPFFEAGFGILSTMRLVELSNPNHPLLKRILTEAPGTYHHSVMVANLSEVACEAIGANGLLARVGSYYHDIGKTKRSHFFIENQMNNVNPHDRIPPERSRDIIIAHAVDGGEMLRKHKMPKEFIDIAEQHHGTSLIKFFYHKAKETRTDVKEEEYRYPGPKPQTKEIAVISIADSVEAAVRSMDRPTKEKIEKLVSSIIQDRLLDGQFNECNITLRELEVVKETLCEALNGIFHSRIEYPDEKKEDGV, from the coding sequence ATGGAGAAGTTGTTAAAGAAAATAAAAAAAATAATGAATTTTAAAGTATTTACCAGCATGTTATTTCTCTTTCTAGGGCTCATTTTATATGGATTACTTATTAGCGATGTCCAGCCTGAGACATATAATGTTCGGCTTTTTGAGGTAGCAAAAGAAACCATTCACTCTCCAACAACGAAGGAAGATGTGGAGAAAACGGAACAACTTAAACAACAGGCAGCAGAAGAAGTAGAACCCGTCTATGAATATTCACCAGAGGTAAAAGAAAATCGAAAAGAGCTAATTAAATTAATATTTGAAATGATTATTGAGGTTCAACAAGAAAGCGAGAATAACTCTCCTACAGCTCAAGGACAATCTGGAAATATAGAGAGTAAGCCCCTTTCAACGAAACAGCAATTAAGCCTGTTTAAAACGAAATTAATAAACAATACAAATGAGAGTGTAGCAAATTCCATTTCAGAAGAAGTATTTGAGGCTCTTTTACTAGCTGATGAAACAGTAATCAATAGAGCGGAACAGTTTGTGTTAGATGAAATTGAATTCGTTATGAAAGAGAAAATTAGAGAAGATGATGTACCTCAATCGAAAAATAAGATTGAATCTAAAATTGAATTGAAGGATTTACCTAAATCTGTCAAGGAATCTTCCATTGCATTAGGGCGTTTCGCAATTGTTGCAAATGAAACTTACAATGAGGTCGAGACGAATGAGAAGATTGAAGAAGCAATGGAGGAGGTAAAGCCCGAGAGAATTCTAGAAGGGTCGGTAATAGTAGAAGCAGGAGATATTGTTAACCCTGAACAATATCGAAAATTAAAACTAGTAAACCTTCTGAATGAAGATAGTTCAAACAGATACTTAGTCGGACTGGCGTTATTTGTTATTATGATTGTTTTTATTTTATTTGTGTATTTCTATAGATGGCCTATTCCGGAAGAGAAAAAGCAAAATTATATGATTTTACTTAGTTTAATTTTTGTATTTACTTTATTACTAATGAAAATCTTTGCTTTATTACAGGAACTGGACATCATGATGGTGGGATTTCTTTTCCCTGTCGCTATGGCATCCATGCTCGTAACACTTCTATTAAATGAACGGCTCTCGATTATCATGTCGATTTTATTAGCGGTCTGTGGGAGTATTATTTTTCATGAAAGTGTGACGGGCAGCTTCAATGTGGAGATTGCCATTTATTTTCTGTTCAGTGGACTGATGGGAACGATTATACTTTCCAAACAAAATCAACGAATTTCCATTTTACAAACAGGCTTTGTTGTCTCAATTGTAAATTTAATGATTATATTTTTTATTGTGTTATTAGGGTCTAACCCATATGAAGATATGGATTATATTTACTTTGTGGTCTATGCTTTTGGTTCTGGAATTACCTCTGCTGTCTTAACGATAGGAATTCTTCCTTTTTTTGAAGCAGGTTTTGGAATATTATCGACAATGAGGTTAGTCGAGTTATCCAACCCGAATCATCCGTTATTAAAACGCATATTAACAGAGGCACCTGGAACATACCATCACAGTGTAATGGTAGCAAATTTATCAGAAGTAGCATGTGAAGCGATAGGAGCAAATGGTTTGCTAGCAAGAGTTGGGTCATATTATCATGACATTGGAAAAACGAAACGATCCCATTTCTTTATTGAAAACCAGATGAATAATGTGAATCCACATGATCGAATTCCACCTGAAAGAAGTCGAGACATCATTATTGCGCATGCAGTCGATGGTGGGGAGATGCTAAGGAAGCATAAAATGCCCAAGGAATTTATCGATATTGCTGAGCAGCATCACGGGACTAGTTTAATCAAGTTCTTTTACCATAAAGCAAAAGAAACGAGAACGGATGTAAAAGAGGAGGAGTATCGTTATCCAGGTCCAAAACCGCAAACAAAAGAAATAGCGGTGATCTCTATAGCCGATAGTGTAGAAGCTGCCGTTAGGTCTATGGATCGTCCTACAAAGGAAAAAATTGAAAAGCTTGTCTCCTCCATCATTCAGGATCGTTTGTTAGATGGACAATTTAATGAATGTAATATTACGTTAAGAGAGTTAGAAGTGGTAAAAGAGACATTATGCGAAGCATTAAACGGTATTTTTCACTCAAGAATTGAATATCCGGATGAAAAAAAGGAGGATGGTGTATGA
- the ybeY gene encoding rRNA maturation RNase YbeY: MSLQIDFVDETKSLTEGDIERIENLLFFAAEQETVKSNAELSVTFVSNERIHEINKEYRHKDRPTDVISFAMEEMGEGELEIVGEEIPRILGDIIISVPKAKEQAIDYGHSFSRELGFLALHGFLHLLGYDHMTETDEKAMFSRQKDILEQYGLERI, encoded by the coding sequence ATGAGTTTACAAATTGATTTTGTAGATGAAACGAAAAGTCTAACCGAGGGTGACATTGAACGTATTGAAAATTTATTATTCTTTGCTGCTGAACAGGAGACAGTGAAAAGTAACGCGGAGCTATCCGTGACATTTGTATCAAATGAGCGTATTCATGAAATTAACAAAGAGTATCGGCATAAAGATCGCCCAACAGATGTCATCTCCTTCGCAATGGAGGAAATGGGTGAAGGGGAACTGGAAATCGTTGGAGAAGAGATACCACGGATATTGGGAGATATTATTATCTCTGTTCCTAAAGCAAAGGAGCAGGCAATAGATTACGGTCATAGTTTTTCAAGAGAGTTAGGTTTTTTAGCTCTTCACGGCTTTTTACATTTGCTTGGCTATGATCACATGACTGAAACAGATGAGAAGGCAATGTTTTCTCGTCAGAAAGACATTCTTGAACAATATGGACTCGAAAGAATATAA
- a CDS encoding diacylglycerol kinase family protein, with translation MDSKEYKFFQWSKLPASLGYAMEGIKVVWQTQQNFRFHVLAAFIAILLGTIFSLDKFEWLILIVVIAGMLVIEIINSAIEVTIDLITEEVHPLAKKAKDMAAGAVVIYAAMSVLIGIIIFFPKIWSLF, from the coding sequence ATGGACTCGAAAGAATATAAATTTTTTCAGTGGTCGAAACTCCCCGCTTCCCTAGGCTATGCGATGGAAGGTATTAAGGTCGTTTGGCAAACACAACAAAATTTTCGCTTTCATGTGTTAGCAGCCTTCATTGCCATTTTACTTGGTACTATCTTCTCTTTAGATAAATTTGAATGGTTAATTCTTATAGTAGTTATTGCGGGGATGCTAGTGATTGAAATCATAAATAGTGCTATTGAAGTCACAATTGACTTAATTACTGAAGAGGTTCACCCTCTTGCTAAAAAAGCAAAGGATATGGCAGCGGGCGCAGTTGTTATATATGCGGCTATGTCTGTTTTAATCGGAATCATCATTTTCTTTCCGAAAATATGGTCTTTATTTTAA
- a CDS encoding cytidine deaminase, which translates to MNVDQLIQEAKLARERAYVPYSKFKVGAALLSNDNVIYHGCNIENAAYSMCNCAERTALFKAYSEGVTSFQMLAVVADTERPVPPCGACRQVISELCSKDMKVVLSNLNGELKELTVEELLPGAFSSEDLHD; encoded by the coding sequence TTGAATGTGGATCAGTTAATACAAGAAGCGAAATTGGCTAGAGAACGTGCATATGTTCCTTACTCAAAATTTAAAGTAGGAGCAGCACTCTTATCTAATGACAATGTTATATATCATGGATGTAATATTGAAAATGCTGCCTATAGTATGTGTAATTGTGCTGAACGAACAGCCTTATTTAAAGCGTATTCAGAAGGAGTTACTTCTTTTCAAATGCTGGCTGTTGTTGCAGATACAGAACGTCCAGTACCTCCTTGTGGTGCATGCAGACAAGTTATATCAGAATTATGTTCAAAGGATATGAAAGTTGTTTTATCTAATTTAAATGGTGAATTGAAAGAACTAACTGTTGAAGAATTATTACCAGGAGCATTTTCATCGGAGGATTTACATGATTAA
- the era gene encoding GTPase Era — MINQQTKHKSGFISIIGRPNVGKSTLLNRVIGQKIAIMSDKPQTTRNKVQGVLTQSDAQMIFIDTPGIHKPKHKLGDFMMKVAQNTLKEVDLIMFMVNVAEGYGRGDEFIIEKLKNITTPVFLVLNKIDQVQPDELLPLMNHYQSLYDFAEIIPVSALEGNNVETLLDQIKAYLPEGPQYYPADQVTDHPERFIVSELIREKALHLTREEIPHSLAVVIEKMSKEEDSDLVHVMATIIVERDSQKGIIIGKKGSMLKEIGKRARMDIQNLLGTKVFLELWVKVQKDWRNKATQLRDFGFREDEY; from the coding sequence ATGATTAATCAACAAACAAAGCATAAATCAGGTTTTATCTCAATTATTGGTAGACCAAATGTAGGTAAGTCAACGTTGCTCAATAGGGTCATTGGCCAAAAGATTGCCATTATGAGTGATAAGCCTCAGACTACGAGAAATAAGGTTCAGGGTGTTTTAACACAAAGCGACGCCCAAATGATATTTATTGATACACCCGGCATTCATAAACCGAAGCATAAACTTGGCGATTTTATGATGAAGGTTGCTCAAAATACCCTTAAAGAAGTTGATCTTATTATGTTTATGGTCAATGTGGCTGAAGGGTATGGGAGAGGTGATGAATTCATTATAGAAAAGCTCAAAAATATTACCACTCCAGTATTTTTAGTGTTAAATAAAATTGATCAGGTGCAACCAGATGAGCTTTTACCACTGATGAACCATTACCAAAGCTTATATGATTTTGCAGAGATTATCCCTGTTTCAGCATTGGAAGGAAATAATGTAGAAACATTATTAGATCAAATTAAAGCCTATCTACCGGAAGGGCCTCAATATTATCCTGCTGATCAAGTAACAGACCACCCTGAGCGGTTTATTGTATCAGAATTGATTCGTGAAAAAGCGTTACATTTGACAAGAGAAGAAATCCCGCATTCGTTGGCAGTTGTTATTGAAAAAATGTCTAAGGAAGAGGATAGTGATCTTGTTCATGTCATGGCTACAATTATTGTAGAAAGAGACTCTCAAAAAGGAATCATTATTGGAAAGAAAGGCTCTATGTTAAAGGAAATTGGAAAGCGAGCTCGAATGGATATTCAAAATTTGTTAGGAACAAAGGTGTTCCTAGAACTATGGGTTAAAGTTCAAAAAGATTGGCGAAATAAGGCAACTCAACTTCGAGATTTCGGTTTCCGTGAAGACGAATACTAA
- a CDS encoding YqzL family protein: protein MLDFTWRIFQETGNIDTYLLIKELEKTHLESSLSDDVDLLEVDFPLS, encoded by the coding sequence ATGTTAGATTTTACTTGGAGAATTTTTCAAGAAACAGGTAACATAGATACGTATCTTCTCATCAAGGAGCTTGAAAAGACTCATCTTGAATCTTCATTATCTGATGATGTAGATCTATTAGAGGTTGATTTCCCTTTATCTTAA
- the recO gene encoding DNA repair protein RecO has protein sequence MLQKCEGIVIRTSNYGESNKVVTIFSREFGKIAFMARGAKKPKSRLSAVSQPFTYGYFLFQKGRGLGSLQQGDIISSMRGIKGDLFKTSYATYISDLLDKGTEDYKQNSQLFELYLQVLEFIEEGYDPDILTHIFELKMLPVLGLHPTLNECSVCGNTNGTFGFSFKENGFICQNCKVKDPYHMPLSQSTVKLLRIMYFFDLNRMGKISVKDTTKKELTTVIRQYYDEASGLSLKSRKFLDQLQTLEDVIKKDEP, from the coding sequence TTGTTACAAAAATGCGAAGGAATTGTGATTCGTACGAGTAACTACGGTGAATCAAATAAAGTTGTGACGATTTTCTCAAGAGAGTTTGGGAAGATTGCGTTTATGGCAAGAGGGGCTAAAAAACCAAAAAGTCGCCTCTCTGCCGTCTCACAACCATTTACATATGGATATTTTTTATTTCAAAAGGGGAGGGGCCTAGGGTCGTTACAGCAAGGAGATATTATCTCAAGTATGAGAGGGATAAAAGGAGACTTGTTTAAAACATCCTATGCAACCTATATTTCTGATTTACTTGATAAAGGAACAGAGGATTATAAACAGAATTCTCAACTTTTCGAGTTATATTTGCAAGTTCTTGAATTTATTGAAGAGGGCTATGATCCGGATATTTTAACTCACATATTTGAGTTGAAAATGCTACCGGTTCTAGGATTACACCCCACTTTGAATGAATGTTCTGTTTGCGGTAATACAAACGGAACATTCGGCTTTTCTTTTAAAGAAAATGGATTTATTTGCCAAAATTGCAAAGTGAAAGATCCTTACCATATGCCATTATCTCAAAGTACGGTAAAATTATTAAGAATTATGTATTTCTTTGATTTAAATCGTATGGGAAAAATATCTGTTAAAGACACCACTAAAAAAGAACTGACAACTGTTATTCGACAATATTATGATGAAGCTTCTGGATTAAGCTTAAAATCCCGGAAATTTTTAGATCAACTTCAAACCCTTGAAGACGTAATAAAAAAAGACGAACCTTAA
- a CDS encoding glycine--tRNA ligase — protein MSMEKIVNLAKHRGFVFPGSEIYGGLANTWDYGPLGVELKNNIKKAWWKKFIQESPYNVGLDASILMNPQTWVASGHVGNFNDPMVDCKNCKARHRADKLIEDKLEEEGIEMVVDGLPFEKMSELIKEHSIACPECGSKDLTDIRQFDLMFKTHQGVTESSTNEIYLRPETAQGIFVNFKNVQRSLRKKVPFGIGQIGKSFRNEITPGNFTFRTREFEQMELEFFCKPGEDLEWFGYWREFCKNWLLHLGMSEANIRLRDHGEEELSHYSNATTDIEFKFPFGWGELWGIADRTDFDLKRHMEHSKEDFHYQDPQTNEKYVPYCIEPSLGADRVTLAFLVDAYEEEELEKDTRTVLRFHPAIAPYKAAVLPLSKKLSEGARKVHEELSKELMVDFDETASIGKRYRRQDEIGTPYCITYDFDSQEDGQVTVRDRDTMDQVRMPISEVANFLKEKMSF, from the coding sequence ATGTCTATGGAGAAAATCGTAAATTTAGCCAAGCATAGAGGGTTTGTTTTTCCAGGATCTGAAATATATGGTGGTTTGGCCAATACTTGGGACTATGGTCCATTAGGTGTAGAATTAAAAAATAATATAAAAAAAGCTTGGTGGAAGAAGTTTATTCAGGAATCTCCTTATAATGTTGGCTTGGATGCCTCCATCTTAATGAACCCACAAACTTGGGTTGCTTCAGGTCATGTCGGGAACTTTAATGACCCTATGGTTGATTGTAAAAATTGTAAAGCACGACATCGTGCAGATAAGCTGATAGAAGATAAGCTAGAAGAAGAAGGAATCGAAATGGTTGTTGATGGCCTTCCATTTGAAAAAATGAGTGAGCTTATTAAAGAACACTCAATAGCATGTCCAGAGTGTGGAAGCAAAGATCTTACGGATATTCGTCAATTTGATTTAATGTTCAAAACTCATCAAGGTGTAACAGAATCGTCTACCAACGAAATCTACCTTCGTCCAGAAACCGCACAAGGAATTTTCGTTAATTTTAAAAACGTCCAACGAAGCTTACGTAAAAAGGTACCGTTCGGAATTGGTCAAATAGGAAAAAGTTTCCGCAATGAGATTACTCCAGGAAACTTCACTTTCAGAACAAGAGAATTTGAACAAATGGAATTGGAGTTTTTCTGTAAGCCTGGTGAAGACCTTGAATGGTTTGGATACTGGCGTGAATTTTGTAAAAACTGGTTGCTTCATCTTGGCATGTCTGAGGCTAATATTCGCTTACGGGACCACGGTGAAGAAGAATTGTCTCACTATAGTAATGCTACTACTGACATTGAATTTAAGTTCCCATTCGGCTGGGGAGAACTATGGGGAATTGCCGATCGAACAGATTTTGATTTAAAACGTCATATGGAACATTCAAAAGAAGACTTCCATTATCAAGATCCTCAAACAAATGAAAAGTATGTCCCTTATTGCATTGAACCTTCATTAGGCGCTGACCGTGTAACATTAGCATTTTTAGTGGATGCATATGAAGAAGAAGAACTAGAAAAAGACACTAGAACCGTTCTTCGATTCCACCCTGCTATTGCTCCGTATAAAGCAGCTGTTTTACCATTATCAAAGAAGCTGTCTGAAGGAGCACGGAAAGTTCATGAAGAGCTTTCGAAAGAACTAATGGTTGATTTTGATGAAACAGCCTCAATTGGAAAACGTTATCGTAGACAGGATGAAATCGGAACGCCATATTGTATAACATATGATTTCGATTCTCAAGAAGATGGGCAAGTAACCGTTCGAGATCGTGATACGATGGATCAAGTGCGTATGCCAATTAGTGAAGTAGCTAATTTCCTAAAAGAAAAAATGAGCTTCTAA
- a CDS encoding helix-turn-helix transcriptional regulator, which yields MRTIELNKRQEHILQIVKDNGPITGEQIAEQLNLTRATLRPDLAILTMAGYLDARPRVGYFYTGKTGTQLLTENLKKIHVKDYQSIPVVVHENVSVYDAICTMFLEDVGTLFVVDERTHLVGVLSRKDLLRASIGMQELTTLPVNIIMTRMPNITVCEREDLLIDVAKSLIEKQIDAVPVVKSVQGDLEVIGRITKTNVTKAFVALAEEDL from the coding sequence GTGAGGACAATCGAGCTAAATAAACGACAAGAACATATTTTACAAATTGTTAAGGACAATGGACCTATTACAGGTGAACAAATTGCAGAACAATTGAATTTAACAAGAGCCACACTACGACCGGATTTGGCAATCTTGACGATGGCAGGCTATCTTGATGCTCGTCCGAGGGTGGGGTATTTCTATACAGGGAAAACAGGAACACAACTATTAACAGAAAACCTAAAGAAAATCCACGTAAAAGACTATCAATCCATCCCCGTTGTTGTACATGAAAATGTCTCTGTTTATGATGCAATTTGTACAATGTTTCTTGAGGATGTAGGGACGTTATTTGTTGTAGATGAACGAACACACCTTGTTGGTGTATTATCAAGAAAAGATTTACTTAGAGCGAGTATTGGAATGCAAGAATTAACAACCTTACCCGTTAATATTATTATGACTAGAATGCCTAATATCACGGTGTGTGAGCGAGAGGATTTGCTGATTGATGTTGCGAAAAGCTTAATTGAAAAACAAATCGATGCCGTCCCAGTGGTTAAAAGTGTTCAAGGAGATTTAGAAGTAATCGGAAGAATAACAAAAACAAATGTGACAAAAGCATTTGTCGCATTAGCAGAAGAAGATTTGTAG
- a CDS encoding pyruvate, water dikinase regulatory protein, with protein MKEPIVYIVSDSVGETAELVAKAAASQFVGKNTVIRRFPYVEDISNLDEVFTLVSLNNGVIVYTLVKPEMRNYMKQETKKLGIKSFDVIGPLIDTFETMYQLEPLNEPGQVRKLDEDYFKKVEAIEFAVKYDDGRDPRGILRADIVLIGVSRTSKTPLSQYLAHKRLKVANVPLVPEVDPPEELFKVSPDKCIGLKISPDKLNNIRKERLKALGLDDQASYATMQRISQELDYFEKIANRINCKVIDVSNKAVEETANIITNYIRDNH; from the coding sequence TTGAAAGAACCTATAGTTTATATTGTATCAGATTCGGTGGGGGAAACAGCCGAATTAGTTGCAAAAGCTGCTGCGAGTCAATTCGTTGGAAAGAACACGGTGATTCGCCGCTTCCCATATGTTGAAGATATTTCAAATTTAGATGAAGTATTTACTTTAGTGAGTCTTAATAATGGGGTTATTGTATATACATTAGTAAAGCCTGAAATGCGTAACTACATGAAGCAGGAAACGAAGAAATTAGGGATCAAATCATTCGATGTAATTGGACCATTAATTGATACGTTTGAAACAATGTATCAACTAGAGCCTTTGAATGAGCCTGGCCAAGTGAGAAAGCTTGATGAAGACTATTTTAAAAAGGTTGAGGCCATTGAGTTTGCTGTGAAGTATGATGATGGGCGTGACCCTAGAGGAATCTTACGAGCTGATATTGTCCTGATTGGAGTATCTCGAACGTCCAAAACACCTCTTTCCCAATATTTAGCCCATAAGCGACTTAAAGTTGCGAATGTTCCGCTAGTGCCGGAAGTTGATCCACCGGAAGAACTGTTTAAGGTTTCTCCAGATAAATGTATCGGGTTGAAAATCTCTCCAGATAAATTAAATAATATTCGAAAAGAGCGGTTAAAGGCTTTGGGGTTAGATGATCAGGCAAGTTACGCAACGATGCAAAGAATTTCTCAAGAACTAGATTACTTCGAGAAAATTGCAAATAGAATTAATTGTAAAGTAATTGATGTGTCGAATAAAGCGGTGGAAGAAACAGCAAATATTATTACGAATTATATTCGTGATAATCATTAG
- a CDS encoding YaiI/YqxD family protein, producing the protein MTINTETVRSIFVDADACPVKDDASKLADQFNIRIIFVASYQHRMNNPTKGQWIYVDSDKESADLYILNHIKKGDILISQDIGLAGLALPKGVLVISPTGRKYEESTIQTALDFRYLAAQERKKGRYGKGPKPFQGEDRIRFVELLSSILSN; encoded by the coding sequence ATAACTATTAATACAGAAACAGTAAGGTCCATTTTTGTTGATGCAGATGCTTGTCCTGTTAAGGACGATGCCTCAAAATTGGCTGATCAATTTAACATAAGGATTATTTTTGTCGCCTCCTATCAGCATAGGATGAATAATCCTACTAAGGGACAATGGATTTATGTAGATAGTGACAAAGAATCGGCGGACCTCTATATCCTGAATCACATAAAAAAGGGAGATATTCTAATAAGCCAAGATATAGGTTTGGCTGGCTTAGCGTTACCAAAGGGAGTGCTAGTAATTTCACCAACTGGAAGAAAGTATGAAGAAAGTACTATTCAAACAGCGCTAGACTTTCGCTACCTTGCTGCGCAGGAGAGAAAAAAGGGTCGTTACGGCAAAGGTCCTAAGCCTTTTCAAGGAGAAGATCGGATTCGATTTGTTGAATTATTATCTTCCATTTTATCTAATTAG